In Rhodospirillum rubrum ATCC 11170, a genomic segment contains:
- a CDS encoding RNA methyltransferase, whose product MTTALRGYFGLGVEGVSKPYNVGNVFRTAHAFGASFVFTVAANYRQEEGAKVDTSDALASLPFYRFGEVDDMMLPKGCKLVGLEIVPESIDLPSFRHPSCAAYVLGAERHGLSPAMLARCDHVVKIPMRFSINLGMAGAIVLYDRLITVGRFAPRPVRSGGPTEALDTPVHGGPFFRASGAAHLERWRAAPPLNEVAEAREKD is encoded by the coding sequence ATGACCACCGCGCTTCGCGGCTATTTTGGACTTGGCGTCGAAGGGGTAAGCAAGCCCTATAACGTCGGCAATGTCTTTCGCACCGCCCATGCCTTCGGCGCCAGCTTCGTCTTCACCGTCGCGGCCAATTACCGCCAGGAGGAGGGGGCGAAGGTCGACACCTCCGACGCCCTGGCCTCCTTGCCGTTCTATCGCTTCGGCGAGGTCGACGACATGATGCTGCCCAAGGGCTGCAAACTGGTCGGGCTGGAGATCGTGCCCGAGTCGATCGACCTGCCCAGTTTCCGCCATCCGTCCTGCGCCGCCTATGTGCTGGGCGCCGAACGCCACGGCCTGTCGCCGGCGATGCTGGCGCGCTGCGACCATGTGGTTAAAATTCCCATGCGCTTCTCGATCAATCTCGGTATGGCCGGGGCGATCGTTCTTTATGACCGGCTGATCACCGTGGGACGCTTCGCCCCGCGCCCGGTTCGGTCGGGCGGACCGACCGAGGCCCTGGATACCCCGGTGCATGGCGGACCGTTTTTCCGGGCCTCGGGGGCGGCCCATCTGGAGCGCTGGCGGGCGGCGCCGCCGCTGAACGAGGTGGCGGAGGCCCGTGAAAAAGATTAA
- a CDS encoding lipid-binding SYLF domain-containing protein produces MPRSFPSVSPALRRPVACLAAAGFLACAPIAPLFAQSGSPQSLSAPAYGQEFQTPQGGTYATPTTPSYNAPTGTPSYAAPPGGMAQPIEDMPVREIGTPAVNTPPPEGPAPVTDQTRMVAPDASESAADARATILSAEATLTRMTSTTGFKDQLKTLIRRSRAVLIIPSFYKAGFLVGGAYGHGVLLVRSSDGSFSDPAFYRLTAGSFGFQFGVQDNQVVMAIMTEAGLKAVMEDQFKGGATASVSFFMVGAGAEASTTTDVGEDIYAFSQSVGLFGGAGLEGTKIEPRQSWNMAVYGAGTTVRNVLFDRRVSTPLAANLKHLLAKQ; encoded by the coding sequence ATGCCGCGCTCGTTCCCTTCCGTCTCTCCGGCGCTCCGGCGACCGGTCGCTTGTCTTGCGGCGGCAGGGTTTCTCGCCTGCGCCCCGATCGCCCCGCTGTTCGCCCAAAGCGGCTCCCCGCAATCGTTGAGCGCCCCGGCCTATGGCCAGGAATTCCAGACCCCCCAGGGCGGCACCTATGCCACGCCGACCACCCCGTCTTATAACGCCCCGACGGGCACGCCGTCCTATGCCGCTCCGCCGGGCGGGATGGCCCAGCCGATCGAAGACATGCCGGTGCGCGAGATCGGCACCCCGGCGGTCAATACGCCGCCGCCCGAAGGGCCGGCGCCGGTAACCGATCAGACGCGGATGGTGGCGCCCGACGCCTCGGAATCGGCCGCTGACGCCCGGGCGACCATTCTGTCGGCCGAAGCCACCCTGACGCGGATGACCTCGACCACCGGTTTCAAGGACCAGCTTAAAACCCTGATCAGGCGCTCGCGCGCCGTGCTGATCATTCCCAGCTTCTATAAGGCCGGTTTTCTCGTCGGCGGCGCCTATGGCCATGGCGTGCTGCTGGTGCGCTCCAGCGACGGCAGCTTCTCCGACCCGGCCTTCTATCGCCTGACCGCCGGATCCTTCGGTTTCCAGTTCGGCGTGCAGGATAATCAGGTGGTGATGGCGATCATGACCGAGGCCGGCCTCAAGGCGGTGATGGAAGACCAGTTCAAGGGCGGCGCCACCGCCAGCGTCAGCTTCTTCATGGTCGGGGCGGGGGCCGAGGCCTCGACCACCACCGATGTCGGCGAGGATATCTACGCCTTCTCGCAGTCGGTCGGGCTGTTCGGCGGCGCCGGGCTGGAAGGCACCAAGATCGAGCCGCGCCAAAGCTGGAACATGGCCGTTTATGGGGCGGGAACCACCGTGCGCAACGTTCTGTTCGACCGCCGCGTCTCCACGCCGCTGGCGGCCAATCTGAAGCACCTGCTCGCCAAACAGTGA
- a CDS encoding SDR family oxidoreductase, which produces MFRGHLLCFGLGYSALRLARGLLRDGWRVSGTCRSEEKRQALSAQGITAFVFDETTPLPAEAWTGVTHVLVSIPPGPDGDPVLALHRADLLALRPEWLGYFSTTGVYGDTGGAWVDEGKPVRPTQERSKRRVAAEEDWLDLWRDEDLPVHLLRLAGIYGPGRSVFDQLRAGTAKRIIRPGHAFSRIHVDDIGLITRASMADPDPGAIYNLVDDEPAEPSEVMDHACALLGIDPPPAQSFDEVAPGLSPMALSFWADNRKVSNERLWDDLRLRLLYPTFRQGLEAILAEETGRVAEGPPVYKEASDC; this is translated from the coding sequence ATGTTCAGGGGACATTTGCTGTGTTTCGGGCTGGGCTATTCCGCCTTGCGGTTGGCCCGCGGCCTGTTGCGCGATGGCTGGCGGGTCAGCGGCACCTGCCGGTCCGAGGAGAAGCGCCAAGCGTTGAGCGCCCAGGGGATCACCGCCTTCGTCTTCGACGAGACCACGCCGCTGCCGGCCGAGGCCTGGACCGGGGTCACCCATGTGCTGGTCTCCATCCCGCCGGGGCCCGACGGCGATCCGGTTCTCGCCTTGCACCGCGCCGATCTTCTGGCCCTGCGGCCGGAATGGCTGGGGTATTTCTCAACCACCGGCGTTTACGGCGATACCGGTGGCGCCTGGGTTGACGAGGGCAAGCCGGTGCGACCGACCCAGGAGCGCTCCAAGCGCCGGGTCGCCGCCGAGGAAGACTGGCTTGATCTGTGGCGCGACGAGGATCTGCCCGTTCACCTGTTGCGGCTGGCCGGCATCTATGGCCCCGGCCGCAGCGTTTTCGATCAGCTGCGAGCGGGCACCGCCAAGCGCATTATCCGGCCCGGCCACGCCTTTTCGCGCATCCATGTCGATGATATCGGGCTGATCACCCGGGCCAGCATGGCAGATCCCGACCCCGGCGCCATCTATAATCTGGTCGATGACGAACCGGCTGAACCCTCCGAGGTGATGGACCACGCCTGCGCCCTGCTCGGCATCGATCCGCCGCCGGCCCAAAGCTTTGACGAGGTGGCGCCCGGCCTGTCGCCGATGGCCCTGTCGTTCTGGGCCGACAATCGCAAGGTGTCCAACGAACGTCTGTGGGACGATCTGCGCCTGCGCCTGCTCTACCCGACCTTCCGCCAGGGGCTTGAAGCCATCCTGGCCGAAGAGACCGGCCGGGTTGCCGAAGGCCCGCCGGTCTATAAGGAAGCCTCGGACTGCTAA
- a CDS encoding invasion associated locus B family protein — protein sequence MGFLTLGTTAPALAQQVNTLGTSQDWTAYTMTENGQKVCYVASQPKKDEGNYTARGDIYALITHRPARGQFGVVTIYAGYPYKSGSSVDLEIDKTGFQLFTEGETAWASDEMDKKIVAAMKRGTSMVVKGTSSKGTATRDTYSLRGITAALGTIDKACGSR from the coding sequence ATGGGGTTCCTCACCCTTGGCACCACCGCCCCCGCCCTGGCCCAGCAGGTAAACACCCTTGGCACGTCCCAGGATTGGACGGCCTATACGATGACTGAAAACGGCCAGAAAGTGTGCTACGTCGCCTCTCAGCCCAAGAAGGACGAGGGCAATTACACCGCGCGCGGCGATATCTACGCGCTGATCACCCATCGTCCGGCCCGCGGACAATTCGGCGTTGTCACCATTTACGCCGGCTATCCCTATAAATCCGGGTCATCGGTTGATCTGGAAATCGATAAGACCGGGTTCCAGCTTTTCACCGAGGGCGAAACCGCCTGGGCCAGCGACGAGATGGACAAGAAGATCGTCGCGGCGATGAAGCGCGGCACCTCGATGGTGGTCAAGGGCACCTCGTCAAAGGGCACGGCGACGCGCGATACCTATTCCCTGCGTGGCATCACCGCCGCCCTCGGCACCATTGATAAAGCCTGCGGGTCCCGCTAG
- a CDS encoding glycosyltransferase family 9 protein: protein MSARRAILIIKLSALGDFVQALAACAMIRRAHAGDTLTVLTTAPYRSLAEACPYFDEVMIDERPKLTNPLAVLRLARRLRAPRFDRVYDLQTADRSAFYFRLMRRWDGGPQWSGIAPGCSHPHANPHRDSMHTLERQAEQLDMAGITPPDPLLPPDLSWVPSPDRALLDALPDRFALLVPGGAPHRPRKRWPAASFGALAGRLAASGVTPVLLGTAAEAAEAAQIRQSCPLAIDLLNRTSLLDIAGLGRRAVCAVGNDTGPMHLLAAAGCPSVVLFSDSSDPALCAPRGRAVTVLRRDDLARLPVDQVWETIDQRLL, encoded by the coding sequence ATGAGCGCCCGGCGCGCCATCCTGATCATCAAGCTTTCGGCCCTGGGCGATTTCGTCCAGGCCCTGGCCGCCTGCGCCATGATCCGGCGCGCCCATGCCGGTGATACCCTCACCGTGCTGACCACCGCGCCCTACCGGTCGCTGGCCGAGGCCTGCCCCTATTTCGACGAGGTGATGATCGACGAGCGGCCGAAGCTGACCAATCCCTTGGCCGTTCTGCGCTTGGCGCGCCGCCTGCGCGCCCCGCGCTTCGACCGGGTCTATGATTTGCAGACGGCCGATCGCAGCGCCTTTTATTTCCGGCTGATGCGCCGGTGGGATGGGGGGCCGCAATGGTCGGGAATCGCCCCAGGCTGTTCCCACCCCCATGCCAATCCCCACCGCGACTCGATGCACACCCTGGAGCGTCAGGCCGAGCAATTGGATATGGCCGGGATCACCCCGCCAGATCCCCTGCTTCCGCCCGATCTTTCCTGGGTGCCGTCGCCTGATCGGGCGCTTCTTGACGCCCTTCCCGACCGTTTTGCCCTGCTGGTTCCCGGTGGCGCCCCCCATCGGCCGCGCAAGCGCTGGCCGGCGGCGTCCTTTGGCGCCCTGGCCGGGCGCCTGGCGGCCTCCGGGGTCACGCCGGTTCTTCTCGGCACGGCGGCGGAAGCGGCCGAAGCGGCGCAAATCCGCCAATCATGCCCCTTGGCGATCGATCTTCTCAACCGCACCAGCTTGCTTGATATCGCCGGTCTCGGACGGCGGGCGGTCTGCGCCGTGGGCAATGATACCGGCCCGATGCATCTGCTGGCCGCCGCCGGCTGCCCCTCGGTCGTGCTGTTTTCCGACTCGTCGGATCCGGCGCTCTGCGCCCCGCGCGGCCGCGCCGTCACCGTGCTGCGCCGCGATGATCTGGCCCGGCTTCCGGTGGATCAAGTCTGGGAAACCATCGACCAAAGGCTGCTTTAG
- a CDS encoding glycosyltransferase family 4 protein, translated as MLTQSNSLGRPDQPGTSEGAADWRRTGIPTVLQVLPELVTGGVERGTVDMAAALVAAGWRAVVASAGGPMVRELERVGADHITLPLKTKNPLAIRRNARTLTKLIEREGVWLVHARSRAPAWSALWAARRAGVPFVTTFHGTYTPGPFGAKLAYNKVMTQGDRVIAISHFIADHIRATYEMDDSLIRVVHRGIDIDVFNPDRVSAERMIRLCTRWRLADGAPVVMLPGRLTRWKGQSVLIEALARLKRRDVRCLLVGSDQGRVGYRDSLIALARKRGVADQVHIVDDCDDMAAAYMVTDVVVSASTDPEAFGRVVAEGQAMGRPVIAPAHGAAPEILKTGATGWLVPPGDAEALAEALDQALSMDEASRQSVAEAAIDHVRRCFSKQSMTERTLAVYGELLFDLPPLDPPPLRAVTEGQAEGAGVDDRWEGA; from the coding sequence GTGCTCACTCAAAGTAACAGCCTCGGGCGCCCCGACCAACCGGGGACCTCGGAGGGCGCCGCGGATTGGCGTCGCACCGGTATTCCGACCGTGCTTCAAGTCCTTCCCGAACTGGTGACGGGGGGGGTGGAGCGCGGCACGGTGGATATGGCCGCCGCCCTGGTCGCCGCCGGCTGGCGGGCGGTGGTCGCCTCGGCCGGCGGGCCGATGGTGCGCGAACTTGAACGTGTCGGCGCCGATCACATCACCTTGCCGCTCAAGACCAAGAACCCCTTGGCGATCCGGCGCAACGCCCGCACCCTGACCAAGCTGATCGAGCGCGAAGGGGTGTGGCTGGTCCATGCACGCTCGCGCGCCCCGGCGTGGAGCGCCCTGTGGGCGGCGCGGCGGGCGGGGGTGCCCTTCGTCACCACCTTCCATGGCACCTATACCCCCGGCCCCTTCGGCGCCAAACTGGCCTATAACAAGGTCATGACCCAGGGCGACCGGGTGATCGCCATTTCCCATTTCATCGCCGATCACATCCGCGCCACCTATGAGATGGACGACAGCCTGATCCGCGTCGTCCATCGCGGCATCGATATCGATGTCTTCAATCCCGACCGGGTCAGCGCCGAACGGATGATCCGCCTGTGTACGCGCTGGCGGCTGGCCGATGGCGCCCCGGTGGTGATGCTGCCCGGTCGCTTGACCCGCTGGAAGGGCCAGTCGGTGCTGATCGAGGCCCTGGCCCGCCTGAAGCGCCGCGATGTGCGCTGTTTGCTGGTCGGTTCGGATCAGGGGCGCGTGGGCTATCGCGATTCGCTGATCGCCCTGGCCCGCAAGCGCGGCGTCGCCGATCAGGTGCATATCGTCGACGACTGCGACGACATGGCGGCGGCCTATATGGTCACCGATGTCGTGGTCTCGGCCTCGACCGACCCCGAAGCCTTCGGCCGGGTGGTGGCCGAGGGGCAGGCGATGGGCCGGCCGGTGATCGCCCCCGCCCATGGCGCCGCCCCCGAGATCCTAAAGACCGGGGCCACCGGCTGGCTGGTGCCGCCGGGCGATGCCGAGGCCCTGGCCGAGGCCCTGGATCAGGCGCTGTCGATGGACGAGGCCAGTCGGCAATCGGTGGCCGAAGCCGCCATCGATCACGTTCGCCGCTGTTTTTCCAAGCAGTCGATGACCGAACGCACCCTGGCGGTCTATGGGGAATTGCTGTTCGATCTGCCGCCGCTCGATCCGCCGCCCCTGCGAGCGGTGACGGAAGGCCAAGCCGAGGGCGCCGGAGTCGATGATCGGTGGGAGGGGGCATGA
- a CDS encoding DMT family transporter, giving the protein MLLYLATILIWGTTWLGIVFQLGVVDPAVSLVWRFGLASLIMVAWALARGQSLRFSLRDHAWLALQGISLFCANYLLIYTATGLLRSGLVAVACSTIVAMNIVLGAAFFGQPIRPRVAAGAGLGLVGITLVFSPEFSHLSLGDEALRGFVFCLIGTAFASLGNLLAGRNQRTGIGVLAGSGLGMGYGALAMALFAALSGKAFLIDLSLPYLGSLLYLAVFGSVIAFGCYLTLLGRIGADRASYCAVVYPVVALGLSTAFEGYRWSAAGAAGLALVLAGNLLILRRPGAAAPGAGSLTTSLSPRGGGR; this is encoded by the coding sequence CTGCTTCTTTACCTCGCCACCATCCTTATCTGGGGAACCACGTGGCTGGGCATCGTTTTCCAGCTTGGCGTGGTCGATCCGGCGGTGTCGCTGGTCTGGCGATTCGGCTTGGCCTCTCTGATCATGGTTGCCTGGGCGCTGGCGCGCGGGCAGTCCTTGCGCTTTTCCCTGCGCGATCACGCTTGGCTCGCCCTTCAGGGCATCAGCCTGTTTTGCGCCAATTATCTGCTGATCTATACGGCCACCGGCCTGCTGCGAAGCGGACTGGTCGCCGTTGCCTGTTCGACCATCGTGGCGATGAACATCGTGCTCGGCGCGGCGTTCTTCGGCCAGCCGATCCGCCCCCGGGTGGCCGCCGGGGCCGGCCTGGGGCTGGTGGGGATCACCCTGGTCTTCTCGCCGGAATTCTCCCATCTGTCCTTGGGCGACGAAGCCTTGCGCGGCTTTGTCTTCTGCCTGATCGGCACCGCCTTCGCTTCGCTGGGGAATTTGCTTGCGGGCCGCAACCAGCGTACCGGCATCGGCGTGCTCGCCGGCTCCGGCCTGGGCATGGGTTATGGCGCGCTGGCGATGGCGCTGTTCGCCGCGCTCTCGGGCAAGGCCTTCCTCATTGATCTGTCGCTGCCTTACCTGGGGTCGCTGCTCTATCTGGCGGTCTTCGGCTCGGTCATCGCCTTTGGCTGCTATCTGACCCTGCTTGGACGGATCGGCGCCGATCGCGCCTCTTATTGCGCGGTGGTCTATCCGGTGGTCGCCCTGGGGCTGTCGACGGCGTTTGAGGGCTATCGGTGGAGCGCGGCCGGAGCGGCCGGGCTGGCGCTGGTGCTGGCGGGCAATCTGTTGATCCTGCGCCGCCCCGGCGCCGCCGCGCCGGGGGCGGGCTCGCTTACCACAAGCCTATCCCCCCGGGGCGGTGGCCGATAA
- a CDS encoding sensor domain-containing diguanylate cyclase, with protein MGELIDRLLNGVLIVDSTLRPLYANREFLRLLGLPDADTLLRPAGLERFLPEDNRQVLLDMTHRLFSHQSQRASQRLEVVRADNATLWLDFSAALGRWAERDVVQIAVVDATERVTHESELEFNRAQLENQAVELVALAEDLNAEREQLETARLDADEGRRFLQTLIATIPNPFFHQDLEGRIRGCNAAFAALHGRDHRTDMFGLTVADLTDAAFSSRTERLDAELMAKGGNVSYEAVFADAEGRARTMIYNKAVLTDAAGQAVGLVAVITDITEQKRMEEALRRLATTDPLTGALNRRAFMEAARRDLALAQRHGEPVTVALADIDHFKRVNDQHGHATGDEALKTFVATVHGALRASDVLGRMGGEEFALILPHTALASAMLLADRLRQTLANLRVPCPSGEVEFTVSIGLAELGTHGTTIDTLLQAADEALYRAKSAGRNRVIAA; from the coding sequence ATGGGCGAGCTGATCGATCGCCTGCTCAATGGCGTGCTGATCGTCGATTCGACGCTGCGCCCGCTCTATGCCAATCGTGAATTCCTGCGCCTGCTTGGCCTGCCCGACGCCGACACCTTGCTGCGGCCGGCGGGGCTGGAACGCTTCCTGCCCGAGGACAACCGCCAAGTCCTGCTCGACATGACCCATCGGCTGTTCTCCCATCAAAGCCAGCGCGCTTCGCAGCGCCTTGAGGTGGTGCGCGCCGACAACGCCACCCTGTGGCTTGATTTCAGCGCCGCCCTTGGCCGTTGGGCGGAGCGCGACGTGGTGCAGATCGCCGTTGTGGACGCCACCGAGCGGGTAACCCACGAAAGCGAGTTGGAGTTCAACCGGGCGCAATTGGAAAATCAGGCCGTTGAGCTGGTGGCCCTGGCCGAGGATCTGAACGCCGAACGCGAACAGCTTGAAACAGCGCGCCTGGACGCCGACGAGGGCCGGCGCTTCTTGCAGACGCTGATCGCCACCATTCCCAATCCGTTTTTCCACCAGGACCTCGAGGGCAGGATTCGCGGCTGCAACGCCGCTTTCGCCGCCCTTCACGGCCGCGACCATCGCACCGACATGTTCGGCCTGACGGTTGCCGATCTAACCGACGCGGCCTTCTCCAGCCGCACCGAACGGCTCGACGCGGAGCTTATGGCCAAGGGTGGGAACGTTTCCTATGAAGCGGTCTTCGCCGATGCCGAGGGCCGGGCGCGGACGATGATCTACAACAAGGCCGTGCTGACCGACGCCGCCGGCCAAGCCGTCGGGCTGGTGGCGGTCATCACCGACATCACCGAGCAAAAGCGCATGGAAGAGGCGCTGCGCCGACTGGCCACCACCGATCCCTTGACCGGAGCGCTCAATCGCCGGGCCTTCATGGAGGCGGCGCGGCGCGATCTCGCCCTCGCCCAGCGCCATGGCGAACCGGTGACCGTGGCCCTGGCCGACATCGACCACTTCAAGCGGGTCAACGACCAGCATGGCCATGCCACCGGCGACGAGGCGCTCAAAACCTTTGTCGCCACCGTCCACGGCGCGCTGCGCGCCTCCGATGTCCTGGGACGGATGGGCGGCGAGGAATTCGCCCTGATCCTGCCCCATACCGCCCTGGCTTCGGCGATGCTTCTGGCCGACCGTCTGCGCCAGACCCTGGCCAACTTGCGGGTTCCCTGCCCGTCGGGCGAGGTTGAATTCACCGTCAGCATCGGCTTGGCCGAACTGGGGACCCACGGCACCACCATCGATACGCTGCTGCAGGCGGCCGACGAAGCCCTGTATCGGGCCAAATCCGCCGGCCGCAACCGGGTGATCGCCGCCTAG
- a CDS encoding tetratricopeptide repeat protein, with protein sequence MFHFSLSPRRTGRGARPRARLGAMLALAFLAGGLTAGPGNAAEGAGATAERQYCACMALARSRPDQAFEKAGQWKALGGGVPARHCEAVALLGLKEYGEAARRLEALAEDVKLARGLRVDLLTQAGQAWLAVGDLSRAYANQTTALQLAGARAQSGAPALSSVLPDLYIDRAVTLAQAGRDDEATTDLTKALALQPASVTALVLRASAQRRQGRLTAARADAEAAVKRAPNDAEARLERGDVRLALGDRDGARADWLKVLELAPREGAADAARARIETLDLKVR encoded by the coding sequence ATGTTTCATTTTTCCCTGTCCCCCCGACGCACCGGCCGGGGGGCGCGACCCCGGGCCCGCCTTGGGGCGATGCTGGCGCTGGCCTTTCTCGCCGGAGGGCTGACCGCCGGGCCGGGGAACGCCGCCGAGGGGGCCGGGGCGACGGCCGAGCGCCAATATTGCGCCTGCATGGCCTTGGCGCGCTCGCGCCCCGATCAGGCTTTTGAAAAGGCCGGGCAATGGAAGGCCCTGGGCGGCGGCGTGCCGGCCCGCCACTGCGAGGCGGTCGCCCTGCTCGGCCTCAAGGAATATGGCGAGGCGGCGCGGCGGCTCGAAGCCCTGGCCGAGGATGTCAAACTGGCGCGGGGCCTGCGCGTCGATCTGCTGACCCAGGCCGGTCAGGCTTGGCTGGCGGTCGGCGATCTGTCGCGGGCCTATGCCAATCAGACCACGGCGCTTCAGCTTGCCGGGGCACGCGCCCAATCGGGGGCGCCGGCGCTGTCCTCGGTTCTGCCCGATCTCTATATCGACCGCGCCGTCACTCTGGCCCAGGCCGGGCGCGATGACGAGGCGACCACCGATCTGACCAAGGCGCTGGCCCTTCAGCCCGCTTCGGTGACGGCTTTGGTTCTGCGCGCCAGCGCCCAGCGCCGCCAGGGGCGGCTGACCGCCGCCCGCGCCGATGCCGAGGCGGCGGTGAAGCGCGCCCCCAATGACGCCGAAGCGCGGCTGGAGCGCGGCGACGTTCGCCTTGCCCTCGGCGATCGTGACGGCGCGCGCGCCGACTGGTTGAAGGTGCTAGAACTCGCCCCGCGCGAGGGGGCGGCCGATGCCGCCCGCGCCCGCATCGAGACCCTTGACCTCAAGGTTCGCTGA
- a CDS encoding alpha/beta hydrolase family protein → MSTDLAERAPSILTDLDGATIAYHRTPGKSPGVVFIHGFMSNMDGGKALFVENWCRNHGRAFLRFDQTGHGLSSGAFEEGSIGRWAADTIAVLDALTSGPQVLIGSSMGGWLMLLAALARPDRVAGLIGLAAAPDFTEDLIWDQASPEIRETLLREGRVEEAGSGDEGPTVFTKLLIEDGRRHLLLRAPLAIECPVRLIHGLGDQSVPWETALRLQKALRASDVSVTLVKDGEHRLSRPQDLDRLGRTLEALLAQL, encoded by the coding sequence ATGTCCACCGATCTGGCGGAACGCGCGCCCAGCATACTCACGGACTTAGATGGCGCAACCATCGCCTATCACCGCACGCCCGGCAAGAGCCCCGGGGTGGTTTTCATTCACGGGTTCATGTCGAATATGGACGGCGGCAAGGCGCTTTTCGTTGAAAACTGGTGCCGCAACCATGGCCGCGCCTTCCTCCGCTTCGATCAGACCGGCCACGGGCTATCGTCGGGCGCCTTCGAAGAGGGTTCGATCGGCCGCTGGGCCGCCGATACCATCGCCGTGCTCGATGCCCTGACCAGCGGCCCCCAGGTGCTGATCGGCTCGTCGATGGGCGGCTGGCTGATGTTGTTGGCCGCCCTCGCCCGCCCCGACAGGGTGGCCGGGTTGATCGGCTTGGCCGCCGCCCCCGATTTCACCGAAGACCTCATCTGGGATCAAGCCTCGCCCGAGATCCGCGAGACCCTGCTGCGCGAGGGCCGCGTGGAAGAGGCCGGCAGCGGCGACGAGGGGCCGACGGTGTTCACCAAGCTGCTGATCGAGGATGGCCGGCGCCACCTGCTGCTGCGCGCTCCCCTGGCCATCGAGTGCCCGGTGCGGCTGATCCACGGCCTGGGCGATCAAAGCGTGCCCTGGGAAACCGCGCTGCGCCTGCAAAAAGCCCTGCGGGCGAGCGATGTGAGCGTCACCCTGGTCAAGGACGGCGAGCACCGGCTGTCACGCCCCCAGGACCTGGACCGCCTTGGCCGGACCCTGGAGGCGCTGCTCGCCCAGCTTTAG
- a CDS encoding NADPH:quinone oxidoreductase family protein yields the protein MRAMVCDAFGPPDVLRVADLPDPPLPPDGVRIRVRAAGINFADGLFIAGQYQIRPRPPFIPGFEVAGDILEVGPEVLDLRPGQRVMAILDQGGYADQVVAPARDVHALTDRMDLLAAGGFPIAYGTSHFGLTDRCRLRPGEIVLIHGAAGGVGLTAVECAKALGATVIATAGGADRLEIARQHGADYGIDHRNENIKARVRELTGGRGVDVVYDPVGGDVFDASLRCTAPDGRILVVGFASGAIPTPPANLLLVKNITVIGFNWGGYRQIAEQRVRESMEDVVSWWDRGLVTPHVGARFALSQAAEALAALRERKIIGKAVLIPD from the coding sequence ATGCGCGCCATGGTCTGCGATGCTTTCGGACCGCCCGACGTCTTGCGGGTGGCGGATCTGCCCGATCCGCCGCTGCCGCCCGATGGCGTGCGCATCCGGGTTCGCGCCGCCGGGATCAATTTCGCCGATGGGCTTTTCATCGCCGGACAGTATCAGATCCGTCCCCGTCCGCCGTTCATTCCCGGGTTCGAGGTCGCCGGGGATATCCTGGAGGTCGGCCCCGAGGTGCTTGACCTGCGGCCGGGACAACGGGTGATGGCCATCCTTGATCAGGGCGGCTATGCCGATCAGGTGGTGGCGCCGGCCCGCGACGTCCACGCCTTGACCGACCGCATGGACCTTTTGGCCGCCGGCGGCTTTCCCATCGCCTATGGCACCTCGCATTTCGGTCTGACCGACCGCTGCCGGCTGCGGCCGGGCGAAATCGTCCTGATCCACGGCGCGGCCGGCGGCGTTGGGCTGACGGCGGTGGAATGCGCCAAGGCTTTGGGGGCGACGGTGATCGCCACCGCCGGCGGCGCCGATCGCCTGGAGATCGCCCGCCAGCACGGCGCCGATTACGGCATCGATCATCGGAACGAGAACATCAAGGCCCGGGTGCGCGAACTGACCGGTGGGCGCGGCGTCGATGTCGTCTATGATCCGGTGGGCGGCGATGTCTTCGACGCCTCGCTGCGCTGCACGGCGCCCGACGGTCGCATCCTGGTGGTCGGTTTCGCCAGCGGCGCCATTCCGACGCCCCCGGCCAATCTGTTGCTGGTCAAGAACATCACGGTCATCGGCTTCAATTGGGGCGGCTATCGCCAGATCGCCGAGCAGCGGGTTCGCGAATCGATGGAAGACGTGGTGTCGTGGTGGGATCGCGGGCTGGTCACCCCCCATGTCGGGGCGCGCTTCGCGCTGTCCCAGGCCGCCGAGGCCCTGGCCGCCCTCCGGGAGCGCAAGATCATCGGCAAGGCCGTGCTGATCCCCGATTGA